A part of Myxococcus landrumus genomic DNA contains:
- the ruvA gene encoding Holliday junction branch migration protein RuvA codes for MIARLRGVVLEKDAEDAVIDVQGVGYRVNFSSLSLGKLPAEGQPVDVRVRTVVREDAFDLFGFLSKAEEDVFLLLNGVSRVGPRMALGVLSGMEVPELVAALSRGEVARLAKIHGVGKKTAERLVLELKDKMKTVHLEAVSRGTAPAPTGGTHSDLVSALLNLGYKPPQAEKAAELATSRLGADAAFQALFREALKSLRAGG; via the coding sequence ATGATTGCTCGGCTGCGTGGCGTGGTTCTGGAGAAGGACGCCGAAGACGCTGTCATTGACGTGCAGGGCGTGGGCTACCGGGTGAACTTCTCGTCGCTGTCGCTCGGCAAGCTGCCCGCGGAAGGGCAGCCCGTGGACGTGCGCGTGCGCACCGTCGTCCGCGAGGACGCCTTCGACCTCTTTGGCTTCCTGTCCAAGGCGGAGGAGGACGTCTTCCTCCTGCTCAACGGTGTCTCGCGCGTGGGCCCCCGCATGGCGCTGGGCGTGCTGTCCGGCATGGAGGTGCCGGAGCTGGTGGCGGCCCTGTCTCGCGGGGAAGTCGCGCGCCTGGCCAAGATTCACGGCGTCGGAAAGAAGACGGCCGAGCGGCTGGTGCTGGAGCTCAAGGACAAGATGAAGACCGTCCACCTGGAGGCGGTGTCCCGAGGGACCGCGCCAGCGCCCACTGGGGGGACTCACTCCGACCTTGTCTCCGCTTTGCTCAACCTGGGCTACAAGCCCCCGCAAGCGGAGAAGGCCGCGGAGCTCGCCACCAGCCGGCTGGGCGCCGACGCCGCCTTCCAGGCCCTCTTCCGAGAGGCGCTCAAGTCCCTCAGGGCCGGCGGCTGA
- a CDS encoding ELWxxDGT repeat protein, producing MKAWRGIPMFVSVVLGGLTAVGCGAPLEERDASVMGVEAALDSEPEGPVAVESPMARRECGPDRVGPPGAKPEWLVRGEGRLFFSAEGVEQGRELWSSSGGSECADVVKDIRPGPMGSVPRFLTPLGKWVLFVADDGQHGPELWRTDGTAAGTMLVKDVWKGERGSAPRALTRVGNWLYFVAEDFEHGQELWRTDGTEAGTQLVHEFQPGADWRQLTGLVAWGDRLALVAYSADSAVLWSVDPRGLARAHYRSPVGVFFSLTAVGCRLFFLRDIGTDVAELWVTADRPGSAEKVRDFTGEIPSYLTSMNNMLFFVAGSDGYFGEKGDTRHGGELWRSDGSSSGTRLVRDIWPGPKGSLPTSLVVMDGVLYFAAEDGWRGRELWRSDGSALGTWMVWDIEWGAKGSDPEQIVAENDWLFFSATTSLYGREAWTSDGWLWRTRRLTDIAPGTSSSDPRSFVRAGNEVFFLAGDVPMNEALWAVPFRPAWPCAQAGQDAQGCQ from the coding sequence ATGAAGGCATGGCGTGGCATCCCGATGTTTGTGTCCGTTGTGTTGGGGGGGCTCACCGCGGTGGGGTGTGGTGCTCCGCTGGAGGAGCGCGACGCGAGTGTCATGGGCGTGGAAGCAGCGCTGGACTCCGAGCCGGAAGGGCCGGTGGCTGTCGAGTCTCCGATGGCGCGCCGCGAGTGTGGTCCGGACCGCGTGGGGCCCCCGGGCGCGAAGCCGGAGTGGCTGGTGCGAGGCGAGGGGCGGCTGTTCTTCAGCGCGGAAGGGGTGGAGCAGGGGCGTGAGTTGTGGAGCAGCTCCGGAGGTTCGGAGTGCGCGGACGTGGTGAAGGACATTCGGCCCGGGCCCATGGGTTCGGTGCCGCGCTTCCTGACGCCGCTGGGCAAGTGGGTGCTCTTCGTCGCGGATGATGGTCAGCACGGGCCGGAGCTGTGGCGCACGGATGGCACCGCGGCGGGCACGATGCTGGTGAAGGACGTGTGGAAGGGGGAGCGAGGCTCCGCGCCGCGAGCGCTCACCCGCGTGGGGAACTGGCTCTACTTCGTCGCGGAGGACTTCGAGCACGGCCAGGAGCTGTGGCGCACGGACGGCACGGAAGCGGGCACCCAGCTGGTGCACGAGTTCCAGCCCGGCGCCGACTGGCGCCAGCTCACGGGGTTGGTGGCGTGGGGAGACAGGCTCGCGCTGGTGGCGTACTCGGCGGACTCCGCGGTGTTGTGGAGCGTGGACCCGCGCGGGCTGGCGCGGGCGCACTACCGCTCTCCCGTGGGCGTGTTCTTCTCGCTGACGGCGGTGGGCTGCCGCTTGTTCTTCCTGCGAGACATCGGGACGGATGTCGCGGAGTTGTGGGTGACGGCGGACCGTCCCGGCTCCGCGGAGAAGGTGCGCGACTTCACGGGAGAGATTCCGTCGTACCTCACGTCGATGAACAACATGTTGTTCTTCGTGGCGGGCTCGGACGGCTACTTCGGGGAGAAGGGGGACACGCGTCATGGTGGCGAGCTGTGGCGCAGCGACGGCTCGTCGTCGGGCACGCGCCTGGTTCGCGATATCTGGCCGGGGCCCAAGGGCTCGCTGCCGACCAGCCTGGTGGTGATGGATGGCGTGCTCTACTTCGCGGCCGAGGATGGGTGGCGCGGGCGCGAGCTGTGGCGCAGCGACGGCTCGGCCCTGGGGACGTGGATGGTCTGGGACATCGAGTGGGGCGCGAAGGGCAGTGACCCGGAGCAGATCGTGGCGGAGAACGACTGGCTGTTCTTCTCCGCGACGACGTCCCTCTACGGCCGCGAGGCGTGGACCAGCGACGGCTGGCTGTGGCGGACGCGCCGGCTGACGGACATCGCGCCGGGGACGTCGTCGTCGGACCCGCGCTCGTTCGTTCGCGCGGGGAACGAGGTGTTCTTCCTCGCCGGGGACGTGCCCATGAACGAGGCGCTGTGGGCGGTGCCCTTCCGCCCCGCGTGGCCGTGCGCGCAGGCGGGACAGGATGCGCAGGGATGTCAGTGA
- the ruvC gene encoding crossover junction endodeoxyribonuclease RuvC has translation MRVLGVDPGSRFMGYGVVEEKRGRLVHVGHGVIKVDETAPLALRLKELHGALCAQLVLFRPQAVAVEGVFTFRNARSALVLGHARGVALLAAAQESLPVFEYPPAKVKKSVGAGGAGGKDAVARMVRTFLGLEASELGRADASDALAVALCHLNHGRAAIPMAGSAGKKRKGAAALLADRLAPSYRRPEAG, from the coding sequence GTGCGCGTTCTCGGGGTGGACCCCGGCAGTCGCTTCATGGGCTACGGCGTGGTGGAGGAGAAGCGAGGCCGGCTGGTGCACGTGGGCCACGGTGTCATCAAGGTGGATGAAACAGCGCCCCTGGCCCTTCGCCTGAAGGAGCTGCATGGCGCGCTGTGCGCCCAGCTCGTGCTGTTTCGTCCGCAGGCTGTGGCAGTAGAAGGCGTGTTCACCTTCCGCAACGCACGCAGCGCGCTGGTGCTGGGCCATGCCCGGGGTGTGGCGTTGCTGGCGGCGGCTCAAGAGTCCCTGCCCGTCTTCGAGTATCCGCCCGCCAAGGTGAAGAAGTCGGTGGGCGCGGGCGGCGCGGGCGGCAAGGACGCGGTGGCGCGGATGGTGCGGACCTTCCTGGGGCTGGAGGCCTCGGAGCTGGGCCGCGCGGACGCGAGCGACGCGCTCGCCGTGGCGCTGTGTCACCTCAATCACGGCCGCGCCGCCATTCCCATGGCGGGCTCGGCTGGCAAGAAGCGCAAGGGCGCCGCGGCGCTCCTCGCGGACAGATTGGCGCCGTCCTACCGGCGCCCGGAGGCGGGATGA
- the ruvB gene encoding Holliday junction branch migration DNA helicase RuvB has protein sequence MVMARKSDTLSEEVLPEDVRLEASLRPRSFDEYVGQGPVVEKLKVYVQAAKSRGEALDHCLFSGPPGLGKTSLAHIIANELGVGIHVTSGPALERKGDLAGLLTNLDARDVLFIDEIHRLNAAVEEYLYPAMEDFRLDITIDTGPAARAMKIDLPPFTLIGATTRTGLLTSPLRDRFQIQERLEYYDSKALELILHRSARILGIPLEKDAAHEVATRSRGTPRIVNRLLRRLRDFAEVEGNGRITLELAKKSLDRLGVDASGLDSMDRKILLTILDKFGGGPVGVETIAASVGEQRDTIEDVYEPFLMQEGFLQRTPRGRMATHRTYQYFKKQPPPTPQGSLF, from the coding sequence ATGGTCATGGCGAGGAAGTCCGACACTCTCTCCGAAGAGGTCCTCCCGGAGGACGTCCGGCTCGAGGCCTCCCTGCGTCCGCGCTCGTTCGACGAGTACGTGGGTCAGGGCCCCGTCGTCGAGAAGCTCAAGGTCTACGTTCAAGCGGCCAAGAGCCGCGGCGAGGCGTTGGACCATTGCCTGTTCTCGGGCCCCCCGGGTCTGGGCAAGACGTCGCTGGCGCACATCATCGCCAACGAGCTGGGCGTGGGCATCCATGTGACGAGCGGCCCCGCGCTCGAGCGCAAGGGGGACCTGGCGGGTCTGCTCACCAACCTGGACGCGCGCGACGTCCTCTTCATCGACGAAATCCACCGGCTCAACGCGGCGGTGGAGGAGTACCTCTACCCGGCGATGGAGGACTTCCGGCTGGACATCACCATCGACACGGGCCCGGCGGCCCGGGCGATGAAGATTGACCTGCCCCCGTTCACGCTCATCGGCGCGACGACGCGCACGGGCCTGCTCACCTCGCCGCTGCGAGACCGGTTCCAGATTCAGGAGCGCCTGGAGTACTACGACTCGAAGGCCCTGGAGCTCATCCTCCACCGCTCCGCGCGCATCCTGGGCATCCCCCTGGAGAAGGACGCCGCGCACGAGGTGGCCACCCGCTCCCGTGGCACGCCGCGCATCGTCAACCGGCTCCTGCGCCGGCTGCGCGACTTCGCCGAGGTGGAGGGCAACGGACGCATCACCCTGGAGCTGGCGAAGAAGTCCCTGGACCGGCTGGGGGTGGACGCCAGCGGCCTGGACTCCATGGACCGCAAAATCCTGCTCACCATCCTGGACAAGTTCGGTGGGGGGCCGGTGGGCGTGGAGACCATCGCCGCCAGCGTGGGCGAACAACGCGATACGATTGAGGACGTGTACGAGCCATTCCTCATGCAAGAGGGCTTCTTGCAGCGCACGCCCCGGGGCCGGATGGCCACGCATCGCACCTACCAGTACTTCAAGAAGCAGCCGCCGCCCACGCCCCAGGGCAGCCTCTTCTGA
- a CDS encoding YebC/PmpR family DNA-binding transcriptional regulator — translation MSGHNRWSKIKRQKAAMGATKGKLYSKVIKEITVSSRLGGGDPGGNARLRVALGLAREANIPKDTIERAIKKGTGELEGESYEEVMYEGYGPGGVAVLVECLTDNRNRTSADVRSVFGRHGGNLGAEGAVAWMFHKKGVVTVKSGPAEDAVLEKALEAGAEDVVPQGSDGFEVRTAPADLHTVAVSLESAGLPLGEQKWMYLPQNTVQLDGDNAKKMLKLMDALEDNDDVQNVHANFEMDESLMESLSQ, via the coding sequence ATGTCTGGTCACAATCGATGGTCGAAGATCAAGCGCCAGAAGGCCGCGATGGGCGCGACCAAGGGCAAGCTCTACTCGAAGGTCATCAAGGAGATCACCGTCTCCTCGAGGCTGGGCGGTGGAGACCCGGGTGGCAACGCGCGTCTGCGCGTGGCGCTGGGCCTGGCTCGCGAGGCCAACATCCCCAAGGACACCATCGAGCGCGCCATCAAGAAGGGCACCGGTGAGCTGGAAGGGGAGAGCTACGAGGAGGTCATGTACGAGGGCTACGGCCCCGGCGGCGTGGCTGTTCTCGTCGAATGTCTCACCGACAATCGCAACCGCACCTCCGCCGACGTGCGCTCCGTGTTTGGTCGTCATGGTGGCAACCTGGGCGCCGAGGGCGCGGTGGCCTGGATGTTTCACAAGAAGGGTGTTGTCACCGTGAAATCAGGCCCCGCGGAGGACGCGGTGCTGGAGAAGGCGCTGGAGGCGGGAGCCGAGGACGTCGTGCCCCAGGGCTCGGACGGCTTCGAGGTGCGCACCGCGCCCGCGGACCTGCACACGGTGGCCGTGAGCCTGGAGTCTGCGGGCTTGCCGCTGGGTGAGCAGAAATGGATGTATCTGCCGCAGAATACCGTCCAGCTCGACGGTGATAATGCGAAGAAGATGCTCAAGCTGATGGACGCGCTCGAAGACAACGACGACGTGCAGAACGTGCACGCGAACTTCGAGATGGACGAGTCCTTGATGGAGTCCCTGTCGCAATAA
- a CDS encoding response regulator — protein MRRRSGRSRARVLLVDSDAGAQAALAAALVEAGFEALLVSGAQSALESLAAEGPLPRLVISEVELPDGDGFGLCGQIRADVRTAHLPVLLLARQVEEFHRDLAGGVGADDYLARPVAVEDVVSLARLKSGRATGTATFESHTARLSLPQVTRALLSGVRSGRLVLAEGEGWFAFRHGLVVDALFHGERGSLAFRRMLGFASGAYAVALGPELHKGSFTMDRAYLCETVLPALERFDALRARGLPLASRLTVDFTRLAAELPSLPEDVGEVVRLFDGRRTMRAALLECRYPEVVAYEAATRLFALGVLVPACLIEEREKTGGSSCPPGFFEPVPSVESEPEGVTEASRQDAD, from the coding sequence GTGCGTCGTCGAAGCGGGCGGAGCCGGGCGCGGGTGCTGCTGGTGGACTCGGATGCGGGAGCGCAGGCCGCGCTGGCGGCGGCGTTGGTGGAGGCGGGGTTCGAGGCGCTGCTGGTGAGCGGGGCGCAGTCCGCGCTGGAGTCGCTGGCGGCGGAAGGCCCGTTGCCCAGGCTGGTCATCTCGGAGGTGGAGCTCCCCGATGGTGACGGCTTCGGCCTGTGCGGACAGATTCGCGCGGACGTGCGCACCGCGCACCTGCCGGTGTTGCTGCTCGCCAGACAGGTGGAGGAGTTTCATCGCGACCTCGCGGGGGGCGTGGGCGCGGATGACTATCTGGCGCGGCCGGTGGCGGTGGAGGACGTGGTGTCGCTGGCGCGGCTCAAGTCGGGGCGCGCGACGGGGACGGCCACGTTCGAGTCGCACACCGCGCGGCTGTCCCTGCCGCAGGTGACGCGGGCGTTGTTGTCGGGAGTCCGCTCGGGGCGGTTGGTGCTGGCGGAAGGAGAGGGCTGGTTCGCGTTCCGCCATGGCCTGGTGGTGGATGCCCTGTTCCACGGCGAGCGCGGCAGCCTGGCCTTCCGCCGCATGTTGGGCTTCGCCAGTGGCGCGTACGCGGTGGCGCTGGGGCCGGAGCTGCACAAGGGCTCGTTCACGATGGACCGGGCCTATCTGTGTGAGACGGTGTTGCCGGCGCTGGAGCGCTTCGATGCGCTGAGGGCGCGAGGCTTGCCGCTGGCGTCCCGGCTGACGGTGGACTTCACGCGGCTGGCGGCGGAGCTGCCGTCGTTGCCCGAGGACGTGGGCGAGGTGGTGCGACTGTTCGATGGGCGACGCACGATGCGCGCGGCGCTGCTCGAGTGCCGCTACCCCGAGGTCGTGGCCTACGAGGCGGCGACGCGGCTGTTCGCGCTGGGCGTGCTCGTGCCCGCTTGTCTCATCGAGGAGCGCGAGAAGACGGGTGGCTCGTCATGCCCGCCAGGCTTCTTCGAGCCCGTGCCCTCGGTGGAGTCCGAGCCCGAGGGCGTGACAGAGGCATCGCGACAGGACGCGGACTGA